The genomic interval GCAAATGAAGGCCAAATTTTTGAACATCGCGAAAAATCACATTTCAAAAAAATGGGCCCTCAATGGCTCTACCACTCGATAATCGAGTGAACTAGATCGTTTGCGATCATCGCAAAGGATTTAAAATGAAGCATTTGCAATCTCAGATGTTTTGTGTTATTATTTATGTAATAACATGAGAGGTTTATAAATGACGACAAGTTTGAAATTAAGAAAAGTAGGGAACTCTACAGGTATGGTCTTCCCTAAAGAAGTTTTGCAGCGCCTTCGTGTAGAAAATGGTGATGAACTCTTTTTGATTGAAACGCAAAACGGAATCGAGCTCAGTCCCTATGACCCAGACTTTGGACAAGAAATGGATTTGGCAGACAAAATTATGAAAAAGCGTCGTAACGTCCTTAAGAAGCTTGGTGAATGATTGAGCCAAAGTGGTTAAGTGA from Lentisphaera araneosa HTCC2155 carries:
- a CDS encoding AbrB/MazE/SpoVT family DNA-binding domain-containing protein → MTTSLKLRKVGNSTGMVFPKEVLQRLRVENGDELFLIETQNGIELSPYDPDFGQEMDLADKIMKKRRNVLKKLGE